In Candidatus Omnitrophota bacterium, one DNA window encodes the following:
- a CDS encoding thymidylate synthase, translated as MNEQSLKPVYIDAFDLDDAWFQCLSEILDNGHVYTITRGSYEGQKRLEFDFVTIRVKKPSHQIIPIIPEGMSIPAPTDMDYIQGYLSYLLTGAKTETEDYTYGERLVDPKVKFKQDLDGKELTKEMPLNVNQVEEVIKIYKSQGFGTNQATMEIGMPSDIKLNDPPCLRIIDTRVRYGKLHFILYFRSWDLWGGFPSNLGGLQLVKQYMAEEIGVEDGEIVAVSKGLHLYDYAWDLAKLRTNKQAPLALQKIALTK; from the coding sequence ATGAATGAGCAATCTTTAAAACCGGTATATATTGATGCTTTTGATTTGGATGATGCATGGTTCCAGTGTTTATCTGAGATATTGGATAATGGGCATGTATATACAATTACCCGTGGAAGTTATGAAGGCCAGAAGCGCCTTGAGTTTGATTTTGTAACTATTAGAGTTAAAAAACCTTCCCATCAGATTATTCCTATAATCCCGGAAGGGATGAGTATCCCCGCTCCTACCGATATGGATTATATCCAAGGTTATCTAAGCTATCTTCTTACCGGAGCAAAAACGGAGACAGAAGATTACACATACGGAGAAAGGCTTGTTGACCCGAAGGTTAAATTTAAACAGGACCTTGATGGCAAGGAATTAACTAAAGAAATGCCACTTAATGTCAATCAGGTTGAAGAGGTGATTAAGATTTATAAGTCTCAGGGGTTTGGCACAAACCAAGCGACGATGGAGATTGGCATGCCCTCTGATATAAAATTAAACGACCCTCCTTGCCTTAGGATAATTGATACGAGGGTTCGCTACGGGAAGCTCCATTTTATCCTATATTTCCGTTCATGGGACCTCTGGGGAGGTTTTCCTTCTAATCTTGGCGGGCTGCAATTAGTAAAACAATATATGGCGGAAGAAATTGGAGTTGAGGATGGAGAGATTGTGGCAGTAAGCAAGGGTTTGCATCTTTATGATTATGCGTGGGATTTGGCAAAACTAAGGACGAATAAACAAGCGCCCTTGGCGCTTCAAAAAATAGCTTTAACTAAATAA
- a CDS encoding PAS domain-containing protein, with amino-acid sequence MTPYNQDTDKIIHKIIDNANVYLLYLNSLGNIVLCNKNIEEFIGKKRKDILGIYWLKALYGDDGNLIKQQMFLAMMDDSIKYKRSNDFEDVITGRDKKEKHFLWSISPILGDRNELEGVLLIGYDRTELIRREAAFKKIDDTLKNILSSIKEYALYVVNLDGNITYFGMGSELMFGWDKNKIVFKHVSLLHAADDITGKLPLILEQVRKSGQYETEIDLIKKDGQLFPVILTVSQFLDSDGNQMGYIFIAKDITEKKKLEYQIFQSEKLAAIGQLAAGMGHEINNPLFVISGKVDLLLSRKRISQSLKKELNSISEQAERIRKLVERLLRFARKTPPKLETLDVNEIIESVLPLVSYHKIQRGKISIEKHFGKDLPPVRGDLNQLQEVFVNLFINAMQSMSESGTLSITTSNFQNLFAQINISDTGSGISQDNLKNLFMPFFSTKKEGTGLGLSICYNIVKNHNGSIDVESQPGKGTTFIIKLPFV; translated from the coding sequence ATGACTCCTTACAATCAAGACACAGACAAGATAATCCATAAAATAATTGACAACGCGAATGTTTATCTGCTTTATTTAAATTCACTAGGTAATATTGTTCTTTGCAATAAGAATATCGAAGAATTTATCGGTAAGAAAAGAAAAGATATCCTTGGGATTTATTGGCTAAAGGCATTATATGGCGATGACGGCAATCTTATAAAACAACAAATGTTTTTAGCCATGATGGATGATTCTATCAAATATAAGAGGTCTAATGACTTTGAAGATGTCATTACCGGAAGAGATAAGAAAGAGAAACATTTTCTATGGAGCATTAGCCCAATACTTGGAGACAGGAATGAATTAGAAGGCGTGCTTCTTATCGGTTATGACCGGACTGAATTAATAAGAAGAGAAGCAGCCTTTAAAAAGATAGACGATACGCTTAAGAATATTCTTTCAAGCATAAAAGAATATGCTTTGTATGTAGTTAATTTAGACGGTAATATTACTTATTTTGGCATGGGTTCAGAACTTATGTTTGGCTGGGATAAGAATAAAATCGTCTTTAAACATGTTAGCCTCTTGCATGCCGCGGATGACATCACGGGTAAGCTGCCTTTGATTTTGGAGCAGGTTAGGAAAAGCGGGCAGTATGAGACAGAAATTGATTTGATAAAGAAAGACGGCCAGCTTTTTCCTGTTATCTTGACTGTCAGCCAATTCTTGGATAGCGATGGGAATCAGATGGGGTATATTTTTATCGCTAAGGATATTACAGAAAAGAAAAAGTTAGAATACCAGATTTTTCAGTCTGAAAAACTTGCTGCAATCGGCCAGCTTGCCGCTGGTATGGGGCATGAGATAAATAACCCTTTATTTGTAATTTCCGGTAAGGTTGATCTTTTATTGTCACGTAAAAGGATTTCACAGTCTTTAAAAAAAGAACTTAATTCTATCAGCGAGCAGGCCGAAAGGATTAGAAAGTTAGTTGAACGCCTTTTGAGGTTTGCGCGCAAAACACCCCCTAAACTTGAGACTCTGGATGTAAATGAAATTATTGAAAGCGTCTTACCGTTAGTTTCTTATCATAAGATACAGCGTGGAAAGATTTCTATTGAAAAACATTTCGGGAAAGACCTTCCGCCTGTCAGGGGGGATCTTAATCAGCTGCAGGAGGTTTTTGTCAATTTATTCATTAACGCTATGCAGTCAATGTCGGAAAGCGGGACTTTGAGCATAACCACATCTAATTTCCAAAATCTCTTTGCTCAGATTAATATAAGTGATACCGGCAGCGGAATTTCTCAGGATAACTTGAAAAATCTATTCATGCCGTTTTTTTCCACAAAAAAAGAAGGAACTGGGCTTGGGCTTTCCATATGCTATAATATTGTAAAGAATCATAATGGCTCAATTGATGTAGAAAGCCAGCCGGGAAAAGGGACAACTTTTATCATTAAATTACCGTTTGTTTAA
- a CDS encoding LemA family protein — MKGFFITLAVAAALVIGVFVSVYNGIIAKHETIQSRWAQVESQLQRRNDLIPNLVNSVKGYASHEKTVLEEVTNARSQWAAAQTMGDKIKAASEVDNALSKLLLVVENYPNLKADQTFLKLMDELAGTENRIAVERMRYNESVKDYNITIRTFPGNIIAGFAKIGGIPEYFKSQESAKNVPEVKF; from the coding sequence ATGAAAGGTTTCTTTATTACATTAGCAGTAGCCGCAGCGTTAGTCATTGGAGTATTTGTTTCAGTATATAATGGCATTATTGCGAAGCACGAGACTATTCAATCCAGATGGGCACAGGTGGAAAGCCAGCTCCAAAGAAGGAATGATTTAATACCAAATTTAGTTAATAGTGTTAAGGGCTATGCTTCTCATGAAAAAACTGTTTTAGAAGAAGTTACTAATGCCCGTTCTCAATGGGCAGCTGCTCAAACAATGGGGGATAAAATAAAGGCTGCATCCGAAGTTGATAATGCATTGTCAAAATTGCTTTTAGTTGTGGAAAATTATCCAAATCTGAAAGCCGACCAAACATTTTTGAAGTTGATGGATGAATTAGCGGGAACCGAAAATAGAATTGCCGTTGAAAGAATGCGCTATAATGAATCAGTAAAAGATTATAATATTACAATTAGGACTTTTCCGGGAAATATCATAGCGGGATTTGCCAAAATCGGGGGAATTCCGGAATATTTTAAATCTCAGGAATCAGCGAAAAATGTTCCTGAAGTAAAATTCTAA
- a CDS encoding phosphopantothenoylcysteine decarboxylase, with the protein MVTKKILITSGPTWVPIDNTRVISNISTGETGLILAKKFAGLGAKVTLLLGPVNKCCVDKKIRVINFKYFDELLNLVNKELKSKYDVVIHAAAVSDYRAQKVSKKKVCSSLKYWKLDLVPLPKIIDRVKKVSPSSFLVGFKYEPCAKKEALIKEARMLISRTKADLVVANSQNKGVYSAYIVEKNNISSPAHNKAEMVDKLINSIDKKLWKN; encoded by the coding sequence TTGGTTACTAAAAAAATTTTAATCACCTCAGGCCCAACCTGGGTTCCGATAGATAATACGAGAGTTATAAGCAACATCTCAACTGGTGAAACCGGCTTAATCTTAGCTAAAAAGTTTGCTGGCTTAGGGGCAAAGGTAACGCTTTTACTTGGCCCGGTAAATAAATGTTGTGTGGATAAAAAAATAAGAGTAATTAATTTTAAGTATTTTGACGAGTTATTGAATTTGGTTAATAAAGAATTAAAAAGCAAATATGATGTTGTAATTCACGCGGCAGCGGTTTCTGATTATCGGGCACAAAAAGTTTCAAAGAAGAAGGTTTGTTCAAGCCTAAAATACTGGAAATTGGATTTAGTGCCGCTACCAAAAATTATTGATAGGGTTAAGAAGGTAAGCCCTTCTTCGTTCTTAGTTGGTTTTAAATATGAGCCTTGTGCTAAAAAAGAGGCGCTTATCAAAGAAGCGCGGATGCTTATCAGTCGGACAAAAGCGGATTTAGTGGTTGCCAATTCGCAAAATAAAGGCGTTTATAGCGCGTATATTGTGGAGAAGAATAATATTTCAAGCCCTGCACATAATAAAGCAGAAATGGTTGATAAGTTAATTAATTCAATAGATAAAAAATTATGGAAGAATTAA
- a CDS encoding homoserine dehydrogenase, whose amino-acid sequence MRSINIGLIGFGNVGSGVVKILRERKSFLSEKIGLEINIKKICDKDLSSKRNVNIDKQLLTKDAKDIIDDPQIDILVELIGGEHPAKEFILEALKKGKHVVTANKALLAKDGHGLLAEAKDRGKNIYFEASVGAGIPIVKSLREGLVANKFASIFGILNGTSNFVLSQMSEKNCSFGDALAQAKKLGYAEQNPSLDIEGMDSAHKLVLLTYLCFGKFIPLDDVFVEGIERVSLADINYAKELGFEIKLLAIAKKENDNLEVRVHPTLIPESHLLASVSGVFNAIHVSSDLAGDLLFYGPGAGQLSAASAVVSDIVDLTQDIKAGLFKPTLNIIADKSISGLSKIDDFVSRYYIRFQAVDKPGVLAKISGILAKYGISIASVSQKERSRSQVVPIVMVVHDAKEKNLRQSLDAISRLDVINEKPIAIRIEEFL is encoded by the coding sequence ATGCGCAGTATTAATATAGGGCTGATCGGGTTTGGAAATGTCGGCTCAGGGGTTGTTAAGATCTTAAGGGAAAGAAAATCTTTTTTATCGGAGAAGATTGGTTTAGAGATTAATATTAAGAAAATCTGCGATAAAGACCTCTCTAGTAAAAGAAATGTAAATATCGATAAGCAGTTATTAACTAAAGACGCAAAAGATATTATTGATGACCCTCAAATTGACATACTGGTGGAATTAATTGGAGGAGAGCATCCTGCGAAAGAATTTATCCTTGAGGCTTTGAAAAAAGGAAAGCATGTTGTTACCGCAAACAAAGCTTTGCTTGCAAAAGATGGGCATGGTTTATTGGCTGAGGCAAAAGACCGCGGAAAGAATATTTATTTTGAGGCTTCTGTTGGAGCGGGTATTCCTATCGTTAAATCTTTGCGGGAAGGCTTGGTTGCAAACAAATTTGCAAGCATTTTTGGGATTTTAAATGGAACCTCAAACTTTGTGCTGTCGCAGATGTCGGAGAAAAACTGTTCATTTGGGGACGCGCTTGCCCAAGCCAAGAAGCTTGGTTATGCCGAGCAAAATCCTTCTTTGGATATTGAAGGCATGGATTCCGCTCATAAGCTGGTTTTATTGACCTATCTATGTTTTGGTAAATTTATTCCGCTTGATGATGTTTTTGTTGAAGGGATTGAAAGAGTCTCTTTAGCGGATATTAATTATGCCAAAGAATTAGGTTTTGAAATAAAGCTTCTGGCAATTGCTAAAAAAGAAAACGATAATTTGGAAGTAAGGGTTCATCCGACATTAATTCCTGAGTCTCATTTATTGGCTTCAGTTAGCGGAGTATTTAATGCAATCCATGTTTCAAGCGATTTAGCAGGAGATTTGCTTTTTTACGGGCCCGGAGCAGGGCAGTTATCCGCTGCGTCAGCTGTTGTCTCTGATATCGTTGATTTGACCCAGGATATTAAAGCCGGGCTATTTAAGCCAACTTTAAACATAATTGCAGATAAATCAATTTCGGGCTTAAGTAAGATTGACGATTTTGTCAGCCGGTATTATATCCGTTTTCAGGCAGTGGATAAACCGGGAGTGTTGGCAAAGATTTCGGGGATTTTGGCAAAATATGGAATTAGCATTGCTTCTGTTTCTCAAAAAGAAAGAAGCAGGTCGCAGGTTGTTCCTATTGTAATGGTTGTGCATGATGCCAAGGAAAAGAATTTGCGCCAGTCTTTGGATGCTATCAGCAGGCTTGATGTTATAAACGAGAAACCAATAGCAATCAGGATTGAAGAATTCCTATGA
- the acpS gene encoding holo-ACP synthase codes for MILGTGVDITEVQRLRKVVEKWGKSFLERVFTKNELENAKTRGSFYQHLAGRFAAKEAVFKAVGDPNLNWKDVEIINDKQGKPVCKILNGRADKLLVLLSISHVKNYAVANAVVTKKA; via the coding sequence ATGATTTTAGGAACAGGTGTAGATATAACCGAAGTCCAGCGTTTGAGAAAAGTGGTTGAGAAATGGGGAAAGTCATTCCTGGAACGCGTTTTCACTAAGAATGAGTTAGAAAATGCTAAGACTCGCGGTTCGTTTTATCAGCATCTTGCCGGAAGGTTCGCCGCAAAAGAGGCTGTGTTTAAAGCAGTGGGGGACCCGAACTTAAACTGGAAAGACGTAGAAATTATTAATGATAAACAAGGCAAGCCTGTTTGTAAAATCCTAAACGGCAGGGCTGATAAACTTTTAGTTCTTTTGTCTATTTCACACGTAAAAAATTATGCGGTTGCCAACGCAGTTGTTACGAAGAAAGCCTGA
- a CDS encoding NAD(P)H-hydrate dehydratase → MRLPTQLLRRKPDSNKSNFGHIFILAGSSRYSGAAVLCSEAAIRSGAGLVTLGIPKSLNNPIIKIKPKEVMTLPLPETKQVSLGIKAFSLIKDFMVKADVLVLGPGLSQDNQTLQLARKIVYTIKKPTVIDADGLNALVGNLDVFQGTKILTPHPGEMARLLGIEVSDVQKNRKKLAKELAKDYNCIVVLKGHKTIVADSKGKTFLNTTGNPGMATAGSGDVLSGIIGAFLGQGLTGFEAAKYGVYLHGVAGDLAALKKTQISLIASDIIAKIPEAIKRCN, encoded by the coding sequence ATGCGGTTGCCAACGCAGTTGTTACGAAGAAAGCCTGATTCCAACAAAAGCAATTTTGGCCATATTTTTATCTTGGCGGGAAGCTCGCGGTATTCCGGGGCGGCAGTATTATGTTCCGAAGCAGCGATACGCAGCGGAGCAGGGTTAGTTACATTAGGGATTCCTAAAAGCTTAAATAATCCGATAATTAAAATTAAGCCTAAAGAAGTAATGACCTTGCCTTTACCTGAAACAAAACAGGTAAGCCTGGGGATAAAAGCTTTTAGTTTGATAAAAGATTTTATGGTTAAGGCCGATGTTTTAGTGCTTGGGCCGGGCCTTTCTCAAGATAACCAAACTTTGCAGCTCGCACGCAAGATTGTTTATACGATAAAAAAGCCTACGGTTATTGATGCAGACGGCTTAAACGCCCTTGTCGGAAATCTTGATGTTTTCCAGGGGACAAAAATACTTACTCCTCATCCCGGGGAAATGGCAAGGCTTTTGGGAATTGAAGTTTCCGACGTGCAGAAAAATAGAAAAAAGCTTGCTAAGGAATTAGCAAAAGATTATAATTGCATAGTTGTCCTCAAGGGCCACAAGACGATAGTAGCGGATTCAAAAGGAAAAACTTTTTTAAACACAACCGGTAACCCGGGAATGGCTACTGCAGGCAGTGGAGATGTTTTAAGTGGGATAATCGGGGCTTTTTTGGGACAAGGTTTAACTGGTTTTGAGGCTGCTAAATACGGAGTTTATTTGCATGGCGTTGCAGGCGACCTTGCTGCTTTGAAAAAAACACAAATTTCCTTGATTGCATCGGACATTATTGCTAAAATCCCAGAGGCAATCAAGAGGTGTAATTAA
- a CDS encoding NAD(P)-dependent glycerol-3-phosphate dehydrogenase, translated as MLKVNMPSFNVCVIGDGGWGTTLAILLSKKNNNVCLWGVFADNVSYMNRHRENKKFLPGIKIPKGIKITNDLSEALKGRKLIVLASPSQHMREVVRKISNAGFDRDTVFLSVSKGIEIETLKTMSQVIHEELGNVKLAVLSGPTIAHEIAKGLPAVSVIASSCEKTRKFLQGVFMTPRFRIYTSDDVTGVELGGSLKNVIAIACGISDGLGFGSNAKAALLARGLSEIARLGAAMGAKIATFSGITGLGDLVTTCVSSYSRNRFVGEEVGKGKTIKQIQSHMQMVAEGVPTAKSAYALSLKYKVDMPITREIYYVLYKNKSALKALKDLMTREKKEE; from the coding sequence ATGCTGAAAGTTAATATGCCGAGCTTTAATGTTTGTGTTATAGGAGATGGTGGCTGGGGGACAACTCTTGCTATTTTGTTGAGCAAGAAGAATAATAATGTTTGTTTGTGGGGAGTCTTTGCTGATAATGTTTCGTATATGAATAGACATAGGGAGAATAAGAAATTTCTCCCGGGGATTAAGATTCCTAAAGGCATCAAGATTACTAATGATTTAAGTGAAGCTTTGAAAGGGCGAAAATTAATTGTATTAGCATCGCCGTCCCAGCATATGAGGGAAGTTGTAAGAAAAATTAGCAATGCTGGGTTTGATCGCGATACAGTATTCTTAAGCGTAAGCAAGGGAATTGAAATTGAGACACTCAAAACAATGTCTCAGGTTATTCATGAAGAGCTTGGGAATGTTAAATTAGCGGTTCTTTCCGGGCCAACTATCGCCCATGAAATTGCTAAGGGTTTGCCCGCTGTTTCAGTTATCGCTTCTTCTTGCGAGAAGACAAGAAAATTCCTGCAAGGAGTATTTATGACGCCCCGCTTTAGGATTTATACAAGCGATGATGTTACAGGCGTTGAATTAGGCGGAAGCCTTAAAAATGTTATAGCAATTGCCTGCGGGATATCTGATGGGTTGGGATTCGGCTCAAACGCTAAAGCTGCGCTTCTTGCCAGAGGATTATCGGAAATTGCCCGCCTTGGGGCAGCAATGGGCGCTAAGATTGCTACCTTTAGCGGGATAACCGGATTAGGTGATTTAGTTACTACTTGTGTTAGTTCGTATAGCAGGAATAGATTTGTAGGAGAGGAAGTAGGCAAAGGCAAAACCATTAAGCAGATACAATCTCATATGCAGATGGTTGCTGAAGGTGTTCCAACTGCGAAATCAGCTTATGCTTTAAGTTTAAAGTATAAGGTAGATATGCCTATAACCAGGGAAATTTATTATGTTCTTTATAAAAATAAATCTGCTCTTAAGGCATTAAAAGATTTAATGACAAGAGAAAAGAAGGAAGAGTAG
- the thrC gene encoding threonine synthase has translation MRENRYQGLIEKYKEYLPVSSKTPVITLNEGNTPLIYAKYFSKLVGRGFEVYLKYEGLNPTGSFKDRGMTLAISKACEEGSKAVMCASTGNTSASAAAYAARAGIKCIVLIPSGAIALGKLSQALIHGAVVLAVDGNFDDALDLVRDITAKYPITLVNSLNPYRIEGQKTGSFEICDFLGDAPDFQIMPVGNAGNITAYWKGYKEYKAAKKSKSLPKMLGFQASGSAPIVLGHPVKNPETIATAIRIGNPASWKQAVEAKEESGGLIDKVSDKEILEAYQLLALKEGVFAEPASASSVAGLIKLVKKGYFRGAKKSKTTKIVCILTGHGLKDPDRAIKSVSSPKIVKPQLKSILKEIGY, from the coding sequence ATGAGAGAAAATAGATATCAGGGGCTAATTGAGAAATATAAAGAATATTTGCCGGTTTCAAGCAAAACTCCGGTAATTACATTAAATGAAGGCAATACGCCTTTAATCTATGCCAAATATTTTAGTAAACTTGTTGGCCGGGGATTTGAGGTTTATTTAAAGTATGAAGGATTAAATCCCACAGGTTCTTTCAAGGACAGGGGGATGACTCTGGCAATTTCTAAAGCTTGTGAAGAAGGCTCAAAAGCGGTAATGTGTGCCTCAACGGGCAACACTTCAGCTTCTGCTGCTGCTTATGCTGCAAGGGCCGGGATAAAATGTATTGTATTAATTCCAAGCGGAGCAATTGCTTTAGGAAAATTAAGCCAAGCTCTTATCCATGGAGCAGTTGTTTTGGCAGTTGATGGTAATTTTGATGATGCGCTTGACTTAGTCAGGGATATTACGGCGAAGTATCCGATAACTCTGGTTAATTCGTTAAATCCATACCGCATTGAAGGCCAGAAGACGGGTAGTTTTGAAATCTGTGATTTTCTGGGGGATGCGCCTGATTTTCAAATTATGCCTGTTGGAAATGCCGGAAATATTACTGCATACTGGAAAGGATATAAAGAATATAAAGCAGCAAAAAAATCAAAAAGCCTCCCAAAGATGCTTGGATTTCAAGCTTCCGGGTCTGCTCCGATTGTTTTGGGTCATCCGGTGAAGAATCCTGAAACGATTGCTACAGCGATTCGCATTGGAAATCCAGCCAGCTGGAAACAAGCAGTTGAAGCTAAAGAAGAATCAGGCGGACTGATTGATAAAGTCAGCGATAAGGAGATTCTTGAAGCGTATCAATTATTGGCCTTAAAAGAAGGCGTTTTTGCTGAACCGGCAAGCGCTTCTTCAGTTGCAGGTTTAATTAAGCTTGTAAAGAAAGGTTATTTCAGGGGAGCAAAGAAATCAAAAACAACTAAGATTGTTTGTATCCTGACTGGGCATGGCTTAAAAGATCCTGACAGGGCGATAAAAAGCGTTAGTTCCCCAAAGATTGTAAAACCGCAGCTTAAATCAATTTTAAAAGAAATTGGTTACTAA
- a CDS encoding TPM domain-containing protein, which yields MRKFFYLLVFLFVPAFAFAQDFPKPVGWVNDYANVINEPYKSKLENLIQEVEEKTSSEIGVVTVNSIAPLDEKEYARQIFDSWKPGKKGKDNGVLVLLAIKERRWRIETGYGVEGFLPDGLCGEIGRNYMVPYFKTGNYSEGLYYGVNAIATEIANEAKISLAGVEKKGARKQSDSVPFFFYIFLPVFFAVWNLPWPIFIGLPFTLFFAFIFFSFSPVAGILIILGYVCSMLFRYFYWNKLPASKKGSYWGPQSYGGTYSGGSWSSGGGFGGGGGGGGFGGGGGGGGGAGGGF from the coding sequence ATGCGAAAGTTCTTTTATCTGTTGGTTTTTCTTTTTGTTCCGGCGTTCGCCTTTGCGCAGGATTTTCCAAAGCCTGTGGGCTGGGTCAATGACTACGCGAATGTAATTAACGAGCCTTATAAATCAAAATTAGAGAATTTAATACAAGAAGTAGAAGAGAAGACATCATCAGAAATCGGGGTAGTTACAGTTAATTCAATTGCTCCTCTGGATGAAAAGGAATACGCAAGGCAGATCTTTGACAGTTGGAAACCGGGAAAAAAGGGAAAAGATAATGGAGTCTTGGTCCTTTTAGCGATAAAAGAAAGGCGCTGGCGCATTGAAACAGGCTATGGGGTTGAAGGATTCCTGCCTGACGGGCTTTGCGGAGAAATTGGCCGGAATTATATGGTGCCTTATTTTAAAACCGGAAACTATTCAGAAGGTTTGTATTACGGGGTAAATGCTATAGCAACTGAAATAGCAAATGAAGCTAAGATAAGTTTAGCCGGTGTTGAGAAGAAAGGCGCAAGAAAACAAAGTGATTCTGTCCCGTTCTTTTTTTATATTTTTCTCCCAGTTTTCTTTGCAGTTTGGAATTTACCTTGGCCAATTTTTATTGGTTTGCCTTTTACTCTGTTTTTTGCGTTTATATTTTTCTCTTTTTCTCCTGTTGCAGGTATTTTGATAATTCTTGGTTATGTTTGTTCTATGTTATTCAGGTATTTTTACTGGAATAAATTACCAGCTTCAAAGAAAGGCAGCTACTGGGGTCCGCAGTCATACGGAGGCACGTATTCCGGAGGTTCCTGGAGTTCAGGAGGAGGTTTTGGTGGTGGTGGAGGTGGCGGCGGTTTTGGCGGTGGCGGAGGCGGAGGCGGTGGAGCAGGTGGTGGTTTTTAA
- a CDS encoding response regulator, with protein MPYHVLVVDDEAPVRELFTDLLKKEDCTVKSVSSGKDAIDIINTELFDIVLLDIKLLDMSGLDVLKKLKEIKPELIVIMITGFGYDEDLIAKSWEFGCSGYIGKNMPISQIMSNFRLFVKTAKEKK; from the coding sequence ATGCCTTATCATGTATTAGTGGTTGATGACGAAGCTCCTGTGAGGGAATTGTTCACCGATTTGCTTAAAAAAGAAGATTGCACTGTTAAGTCTGTTTCTAGCGGGAAAGACGCAATTGATATAATCAATACAGAGCTTTTTGACATTGTCCTTCTTGATATCAAGCTTCTTGATATGAGCGGGTTGGATGTTTTAAAGAAGCTCAAAGAAATAAAGCCAGAATTAATAGTAATCATGATTACCGGATTTGGCTACGATGAAGATTTGATTGCCAAGTCTTGGGAGTTTGGCTGTTCTGGATACATCGGAAAAAATATGCCCATTTCACAGATTATGAGCAATTTCAGGTTATTTGTTAAAACTGCGAAAGAAAAAAAATAA
- a CDS encoding PilZ domain-containing protein produces the protein MKEAYHGPERRQFLRLEHTSPVNYKVCKQETVSKLFSGYTINVSQNGLLCKIKENVSEGEILWLSFDRATLVICEELEKNVFIYQNGIVGKVVRTKPLSSETFEVGIKFLTREEKNLTNIYPKVHFMPENAES, from the coding sequence ATGAAAGAAGCTTATCATGGGCCTGAACGAAGGCAGTTTTTAAGGTTGGAGCATACATCTCCTGTTAATTATAAAGTATGTAAGCAAGAAACGGTATCAAAATTATTTAGTGGATATACTATAAACGTAAGCCAAAACGGGCTTCTTTGTAAAATAAAAGAGAATGTTTCGGAGGGGGAAATTCTCTGGTTAAGTTTTGACAGGGCAACTTTGGTTATTTGTGAAGAATTAGAAAAGAATGTTTTTATTTATCAAAACGGTATTGTAGGAAAGGTTGTAAGAACTAAGCCTCTTAGTAGTGAAACTTTTGAAGTGGGTATTAAATTTTTGACTAGGGAAGAAAAAAACCTGACAAATATCTATCCAAAAGTCCATTTTATGCCGGAGAATGCTGAAAGTTAA
- a CDS encoding PilZ domain-containing protein, which translates to MAYGGPERRRNPRVSGRFIVSYRILEEMDNTDLTQTKNVSLGGMLLTTNRQLDPGTNLALEIRLPFDPNPIMLIGKVIESKEITKNLIYDTRLTFLAVDERHRKALNETVDYYLKKG; encoded by the coding sequence ATGGCTTATGGTGGACCAGAGAGGCGTAGAAATCCGCGTGTTTCAGGTCGGTTTATAGTTTCTTATAGAATTCTTGAGGAAATGGATAACACTGATTTAACTCAGACAAAGAATGTCAGCCTTGGCGGTATGCTTCTTACTACTAATAGGCAGCTTGACCCTGGGACTAACCTTGCTTTAGAAATCAGGTTGCCGTTTGACCCAAATCCGATAATGCTTATCGGGAAAGTTATAGAATCAAAAGAAATTACAAAAAATTTAATTTATGATACAAGATTGACATTTTTGGCAGTTGATGAAAGGCACAGAAAAGCTTTAAATGAGACAGTGGATTATTATTTAAAGAAAGGATAA